The sequence below is a genomic window from Flavobacterium sediminilitoris.
CGTTCCATTACTTGCATTAACATTTGTTGCAACAATTTTTGAGCCATTAATATACAAATCTCCATTTCTATCTATAAAACGTCTATCTACTCCTAAAGCAGATGTTGAAGCATTTCCTCCTTGAATTTGATTTGCTAATAAATTCCCATTTGAAACATGATATAATAAAGTATTCGTTAAAAATCCATTTTGCAACACTCCTAAACTTCCTGCATCCACTAAACCTAACTTTGCAAAAGCAGCATTTGTAGGAGCAAAAACAGTGTATTTCCCAGATGGATCATTCGGATTACTATTACTCAATACAACTGCAACTCCACCTTGAACAGCAGCAGCTTCCAATGTACTAAAATTCGGATTTGAAACAGCAAGTGAAGCTATAGATGGCGTTTCATCTTCATAATTATTATCACACGATATTAATGTTATTAACAATGTAAGAACTAAAACAGTACTTTTTATATTTATATTTTTCATTTTATTAATTTTAGAGTTGTTATTAAAATTTGTAAACTAAAGCTCCATAAAAACCAGTTGCTTTTCCTATATTTCTCCCATCAACTAAAGTAGATGCTCCTGCAGCAACTCCCAAACTATTATAAACTGGAACATATAAGTTCAATCCAATTTTTGTGTAATTTACTTGTGTTGCAGGAAAAAAACCTTGAAAACCTTCTCCCAAAATATCAACACCACTTGTAGAGGTTTGATTTGCTACAAAAGCATCACCATAAAACGCTTTAATTGCATAACCTAATTTAATTTCTGAAATATATGAATTTGGCACATCGTTAGAAGCTAAATTTCCTCCAAACTGTCCTGAAGCAAAAAAGCCCGAATTCATTTTAAACATAGCTAATCCAATTGCACTAAGCGTTGTGCTTCTGTTACCAATTGCTATAATAGATTGAAGTCCTTCGTTTTCTTTGTAATTCCCAACTGGAGTTTTTAAACCTAATGCTCCTATAAGTCTTAATGAAGAAGATCCATAGTCAAAATAAAATGGATTGTATTTCACAAACACAGAAACATCTTGAATTCCTTTTCTTTCGTTAGAAAAATTTAAATTATTTAAAACATCTTGTGAAGCATTTCCTTTTGAAGCAATATATGGTAAAGAAAGAACAACATCCAACTGATCTGTTATACCATAAGTAGCATAAAGTGACGTACTTGAAATTTGAACCTCATTAAATACTGGAACGCCATCTACTTGTTCTGGTACTAAATAGACTTCATCATATTTTTCAGAACTGTAAGAGATAGATACATTTCCTTTACCCTTTCCTTGCATGAAACCACTTATTGGACTTTGTGCATTGGCTGTATTTATATAACCCAATGTTGTTACAGCGATAATTAATAGTAATTGTTTTTTAATCATGATACTATATGTTTAGTTTTACATTTAGTCTCATTTACGTAAAATACTCCTTACTGGTTTTAAAAAAACAAAAACTTTTTTGTACAAAAAAACCGAAAACATTTATATGCTCTCGGGTAAAATAATTTGTAAAGGAAAAAGATTAATATTTCAAATCAACATATCCAATATATTTACTAATCTTAGCTTTCCTTCTATTTATATATGCAGATGAATTTGACGCTTTAAATTTTCTAGGGTTTGGTAGAATAACAGCAATTCCCGCAGCTTCAATTCTAGATAAATTTTTTGCTTCTTTATGATACCAGTATTTTGAAGCCGCTTGAGCACCATAAACCCCATCTCCCATTTCAATACTATTTAAATAGACTTCCATTATACGCTCTTTACTCCATAATAATTCTATTAACAAAGTATAATAAGCTTCTAACCCTTTTCTTAAATAACTTCTTCCTTGCCAAAGAAAAACATTTTTTGCTGTTTGTTGAGAAATTGTACTTCCTCCTTTTATCTTTTTCCCTTTTTGATTCCCCTCATACGCTTTTTGCATTGATTTAAAATCAAAACCATTGTGTTCTAAAAACAATCCATCTTCACTAGCAATAACTGCTTTTTGTAAATTTGGAGAAATATTTTCTATAGAAACCCAATCATGTGAACATGTCATCTCTTTTCCATTTGCTTTTTGTTCAAACGCTCTAATAATCATTAAAGGTGTAAATGGAACGGGTACAAATTTATATAGAAGAACAAAAAAAACACTTACAATATTGAACCACAGAATCAATTTCCAAACAAAACGAAATATTTTTTGACCTGCTGTTCTTTTTACTGGTGTTTTAGTGGTTTTCTTTTTTGAAGCAGTTTTTTTTGCCATATTATATTAATTCTGCTAATTCTTTTCCTATTAAACTACCGATCGCAATACCCATGCCTCCTAATCTCACGCCACAATAAACATTATTAGATAATTGTTCTACAATTGGCTTTTTATGATTTCCAACTCCCATAATACCACTCCAACGATGTTCAATTTTAAATTGATAGTTTGGCAAAATTACTGTTTTTAACAATTGCTCCAACTTGTCTTGAATAATTTTTGTCTGACCTAAATCTGTTGTCGTTTCACCTTCAAAATCGAGATTCCTACCACCTCCAAAAAGAATTCTATTTTCTATATTTCTAAAATAATAATATCCTTTATCTAAATGAAAAGTTCCTTTTATATCTAAATTTTCAATTGGCTTTGTAATTAAAACTTGTGCTCTCGCTGGCTTTACTTTATTATTAGTTAATTTTGAAGCAAAACCATTTGTAGTAAACAGCAATTTATTGGTTTTAAACACTATTTCATTTGTAGCAACTTCAACTTGACTCGCTAATTCTTGGTAATTAGTTACATTTTGTTGATTTAGTATTAAGATATCTTTTGAAATTGCTTCTTTTAACAAAGCTTGCATCATATTTCCAGTATCTATCTGACCTTCAAATGGATTAAAAATTAGATATTTAAAAGTATTATTAAAGTTAAATTGATCTCTTTTTCTAACAAAAACTTCTGCTTTAAAAAGTGGTCTTAGAAGATCATTAATAAAGGGTAAACTTTGAATACATTCATCATAAAAATCTTCATCATTTTTCAAAAACAACTCATAACCTCCATATGGCTTATAATCAATTATATTATTACCTAATCGATTACGCAACAATTTTAACCCTTGTACTCTTTTTTTAATCAGTTCAATAACATCCTCCTCAGAATAATTTTTTAAATCATCTATTATTTCTGATATACTTCCGAAACAGGCAAAACCTGCATTTTTTGTACTAGCTCCTTGTGGTAAAGGACCTTTTTCTAAAATTAATATTTTGCTGTTTGGAAATCGTTCACGAAGCTGTAGCGCACAATGTAACCCTACAATTCCACTACCTACAATTGTATAATCAACATTTGTAAACCAATTTTTTAATTCCCAATAACTTAGTTGCATATAACGCATATTATAAGGAGTAAATATAATAATTTACTTTCTTTAATTTAAGTGCGTTTTTGGAGGAAGATAGAATAAGTTCTAAAAAAATGAGATTTACATATTAATCAGTAGTTTCCTTTTTTCTAGATTTAATTGCCTTCATCACTAAAGGAAAAGTAGTTACTCCAATAAGTATTAGTATAATTTTTTCAATATGCTTTTTCAAATCGATATCAAGTTCATCTAAAAAGAATCCATAAAGATAATGACCTGCAAAAACTAAAGTAAATGACCACATAATAGAACTTAGTATGTTATAAAACATAAATTTAGCTTTCTTCATGTGTACGATTCCAGCAATAATTGGTACAAAAGTTCGTATTATAGGTAAAAATCGCGCAAAAATAATTGCTTTACCTCCGTGTTTTTCGAAAAAAACTTGTGAATCAATTAAATATTTTTTCTTAAAGAAAAAACTATCCTCTTTAGTATATAAATAATTACCACTTCTAGAGCCAAACCAATAACCAAAAATATTTCCTAAAGTTGCTGCGATTGCTATTAAAACAGCTAAAATAATTACATTTGAAAAATCACTTGGAATAATAAAAAAAGTCTCTATTAACTCTCTATTATAAATTCCTGAAAGAAACAACAAACTATCTCCTGGTAAAAAGAAACCTGCAAACAATCCCGTTTCTGCAAAAACAATAAATAGAACCATGTAAATTCCTATTGGAACTCCATTTATCTCCATTGTAATATAAAACTCTGGATTAAAAAGCTTTGTCCAGTGAAAATCTTCCATTTTATGCTAATTTATCTACTGATTTAGCCACCACCATAGAAACTGCTGCATCTCCAGTTACATTGACTGTGGTTCTACACATATCTAAAGGCCTATCTATTGCAAAAATTAGGGCTAAACCTGCTTCAGGAATTCCAGCTTGAGCTAGTACAATTACTAACATTACCATTCCTGCTCCAGGTACTGCTGCACTACCTATAGATGCTAAAGTAGCGGTAGCAATAATCCCCAATTGAACTCCAAAACTAAGATCCATTCCAAAAGCTTGCGCAATAAATACAGCAGCAACAGCCTGATAAAGACTTGTTCCGTCCATATTAATCGTTGCTCCAATTGGTAAAACAAAACTAGCAACTTCATCATCTACACCAAGATTATCTACAACTCTTTCCATTGTAACAGGTAAAGTAGCAGCACTTGAACTAGTCGAAAACGCTAATAATTGAGCAGGAGCAATTCCATTAATAAAAAATTGAGGCTTTTTCCCTGTTATTATAAATACTATTAAAACATAAAATCCTAACATTAGAGATAAACCAATGATTACACACAATCCATACCAAAAAAGCGCTTCAAATAAATCTAGACTTGGAGATTCAGCTACTAGTGATGCTAAAAGTGCAAAAACCCCAAAAGGTGCCGCTAGCATAATAATATCAATCATTTTCAAAATAGCTTCATTAAATCCATCAAAAAAAGCTTTTACAGGAGTAGAACTTTCAACAGGAATGAGAATTAAAGCAATACCAAAGAAAATTGCAAAGAAGATGACTTGCAACATATTGCCATTATCAGAAGCAGCTCCTATGATATTACTTGGCACAATATCTTCCAATGCTTGAAGTGGACCTGCTTTTTTTTGATTTTCAGCAGCTTGAATCTTTGAATTCGCATCATTTGAATAACTTCCTACAAGTTCTATTCTAGTTTCCTCAGAAATAAATTTCCCAGGTTTTATAATATTAACTACAGCTAGTCCTATAGATACAGCAAAAACAGTTGTCAATAAATATATTCCTATCGTTCTACCTCCCATTTTGGAGAGCTTAGAAATATCTTTTAAATCTGAAACTCCTTTTATCAATGATGCTAAAATCAATGGTACTGCAATCAATTTCAATAAATTGATAAAAATATTACCAAATGGCTTTATCCAATCA
It includes:
- the mtgA gene encoding monofunctional biosynthetic peptidoglycan transglycosylase; translated protein: MAKKTASKKKTTKTPVKRTAGQKIFRFVWKLILWFNIVSVFFVLLYKFVPVPFTPLMIIRAFEQKANGKEMTCSHDWVSIENISPNLQKAVIASEDGLFLEHNGFDFKSMQKAYEGNQKGKKIKGGSTISQQTAKNVFLWQGRSYLRKGLEAYYTLLIELLWSKERIMEVYLNSIEMGDGVYGAQAASKYWYHKEAKNLSRIEAAGIAVILPNPRKFKASNSSAYINRRKAKISKYIGYVDLKY
- a CDS encoding dicarboxylate/amino acid:cation symporter, producing MKKLALHWQILLGMVLGVLFAFLFIQFDWGKQFIIDWIKPFGNIFINLLKLIAVPLILASLIKGVSDLKDISKLSKMGGRTIGIYLLTTVFAVSIGLAVVNIIKPGKFISEETRIELVGSYSNDANSKIQAAENQKKAGPLQALEDIVPSNIIGAASDNGNMLQVIFFAIFFGIALILIPVESSTPVKAFFDGFNEAILKMIDIIMLAAPFGVFALLASLVAESPSLDLFEALFWYGLCVIIGLSLMLGFYVLIVFIITGKKPQFFINGIAPAQLLAFSTSSSAATLPVTMERVVDNLGVDDEVASFVLPIGATINMDGTSLYQAVAAVFIAQAFGMDLSFGVQLGIIATATLASIGSAAVPGAGMVMLVIVLAQAGIPEAGLALIFAIDRPLDMCRTTVNVTGDAAVSMVVAKSVDKLA
- a CDS encoding DedA family protein, giving the protein MEDFHWTKLFNPEFYITMEINGVPIGIYMVLFIVFAETGLFAGFFLPGDSLLFLSGIYNRELIETFFIIPSDFSNVIILAVLIAIAATLGNIFGYWFGSRSGNYLYTKEDSFFFKKKYLIDSQVFFEKHGGKAIIFARFLPIIRTFVPIIAGIVHMKKAKFMFYNILSSIMWSFTLVFAGHYLYGFFLDELDIDLKKHIEKIILILIGVTTFPLVMKAIKSRKKETTD
- a CDS encoding NAD(P)/FAD-dependent oxidoreductase, whose product is MQLSYWELKNWFTNVDYTIVGSGIVGLHCALQLRERFPNSKILILEKGPLPQGASTKNAGFACFGSISEIIDDLKNYSEEDVIELIKKRVQGLKLLRNRLGNNIIDYKPYGGYELFLKNDEDFYDECIQSLPFINDLLRPLFKAEVFVRKRDQFNFNNTFKYLIFNPFEGQIDTGNMMQALLKEAISKDILILNQQNVTNYQELASQVEVATNEIVFKTNKLLFTTNGFASKLTNNKVKPARAQVLITKPIENLDIKGTFHLDKGYYYFRNIENRILFGGGRNLDFEGETTTDLGQTKIIQDKLEQLLKTVILPNYQFKIEHRWSGIMGVGNHKKPIVEQLSNNVYCGVRLGGMGIAIGSLIGKELAELI